A region from the Arthrobacter gengyunqii genome encodes:
- a CDS encoding TetR/AcrR family transcriptional regulator — protein sequence MVSSRPESGPADPRPGAAPVAADAAGNRSAAPRSSRRTVQAAQTRTHIVSTASNLFIRQGYVATTLDAIARESGVAIQTVYNSVGNKAAVLSAVLDAAASGPTRMSVLELMRRRTAEAEDFDALITVLADWFMDVHDRIGPVLDVIAQAAAVDPVVRELQKDRALQRLTRYSEAAGALRTRGGLTSGISDADAAAVIWSLGHPQTYRTLVTDAGWTVPAYRAWLQRALSATLA from the coding sequence ATGGTTTCTTCCCGTCCTGAATCAGGCCCGGCTGACCCCCGGCCCGGTGCTGCACCGGTTGCCGCCGACGCAGCCGGCAACCGATCCGCTGCCCCGAGGAGCAGCCGGCGCACCGTACAGGCAGCCCAGACGCGGACGCACATCGTCTCCACCGCCTCCAACCTCTTCATCCGGCAGGGATACGTGGCAACAACCCTCGACGCGATTGCCCGTGAAAGTGGTGTTGCCATTCAGACGGTCTACAACTCGGTGGGCAACAAGGCCGCGGTGCTGTCAGCGGTACTGGACGCGGCGGCCTCGGGTCCCACCCGGATGAGCGTGCTGGAGCTGATGCGCAGGCGCACAGCGGAAGCCGAAGATTTCGACGCGCTGATCACCGTCCTCGCCGATTGGTTTATGGATGTTCATGACCGCATTGGTCCGGTTCTGGACGTGATTGCCCAGGCCGCAGCAGTGGACCCGGTGGTCCGGGAGCTGCAGAAGGACCGCGCTCTGCAGCGGCTGACCCGGTATTCAGAAGCCGCGGGTGCCCTGCGCACCCGCGGCGGGCTAACCTCCGGGATCTCCGACGCCGATGCTGCCGCCGTCATCTGGTCCCTGGGTCATCCCCAGACATACCGCACGCTGGTCACCGACGCAGGGTGGACTGTTCCCGCGTACCGGGCATGGCTTCAGCGCGCACTGTCCGCCACCCTCGCCTGA
- a CDS encoding flavin-containing monooxygenase, with protein MNPDIQDVAIVGGGQAALATGYHLQNSGLRFSILEQSGRVGNSWRSRWDSLQLFTPARYSALPGLPFPAPGGSYPAKDQFADYLESYAQRFRLPVRTDLHVESVRRAGGQFEVRTSEGTLHARTVVAAPGHTTIPRIPALAEKLDPGITQLHSSRYHGPGALPAGDVVVVGAGTSGAQIALELAGARPAGTVYLAGSPTAHIPDAVFRFAGPVYWRLVNSLLTLDTKPGRKAAAGFHDRGSPLIQVSMRDVERAGVVRLPRFTGVADGQPMFNGGDASADAGNRDRSRDRSWAGTAKPHNVRTIIWATGYRPEFDWIEDLPRDAYGWPATVRGAVPELPGLYFVGMPFQYALTSGLIGGMGRDAAHVVAQLRAPKG; from the coding sequence ATGAACCCGGATATCCAGGATGTCGCCATCGTTGGCGGAGGGCAGGCAGCACTTGCCACCGGCTACCATCTGCAGAACTCCGGACTGCGTTTCAGCATTTTGGAACAGTCCGGCAGGGTGGGGAACAGCTGGCGCAGCCGGTGGGACTCCCTGCAGCTGTTCACCCCTGCCCGGTACAGCGCACTTCCCGGCTTGCCGTTCCCCGCACCCGGAGGGAGCTATCCGGCCAAGGACCAGTTCGCCGATTACCTCGAAAGCTATGCGCAGCGGTTCCGCCTGCCGGTCCGGACAGATCTCCACGTCGAGTCGGTGCGCCGGGCCGGCGGACAGTTCGAGGTCCGCACCAGTGAAGGAACGCTCCATGCCCGCACTGTGGTGGCGGCACCGGGGCACACCACCATTCCGCGGATCCCTGCACTGGCAGAAAAGCTGGATCCAGGAATCACGCAGCTGCACAGTTCCCGCTACCACGGGCCGGGCGCTCTGCCGGCAGGCGACGTCGTCGTGGTTGGTGCCGGAACGTCAGGGGCCCAGATTGCGCTGGAACTTGCCGGTGCCCGTCCCGCAGGAACCGTGTATCTGGCCGGTTCCCCCACCGCGCACATTCCCGACGCCGTGTTCCGGTTCGCCGGGCCGGTGTACTGGCGGCTGGTGAACTCGCTGCTGACTCTCGACACCAAACCCGGGCGCAAAGCCGCCGCCGGATTCCATGACCGGGGTTCGCCCCTCATTCAGGTGTCCATGCGCGACGTCGAGCGCGCAGGAGTCGTCCGGCTTCCGCGCTTCACGGGGGTGGCGGACGGGCAACCTATGTTCAACGGCGGCGACGCATCAGCCGACGCCGGAAACCGGGACCGAAGCCGGGACCGAAGCTGGGCTGGAACCGCGAAGCCGCACAACGTCCGAACCATCATCTGGGCGACGGGGTATCGCCCGGAGTTCGATTGGATCGAGGATCTTCCCCGGGACGCGTACGGCTGGCCGGCCACCGTGCGGGGTGCCGTGCCGGAGCTGCCAGGACTCTATTTTGTGGGTATGCCGTTCCAATACGCGCTGACGTCCGGCCTAATCGGAGGCATGGGGCGTGACGCGGCGCATGTCGTGGCACAGCTTCGGGCGCCGAAGGGCTAA
- a CDS encoding acetyl-CoA C-acetyltransferase, with protein MAEAFIIDAVRTPVGRRNGGLSKIHPADMAAHVIAETVRRTGIDSAEFDEVILGAIDQVGPQAMDIARTAWLAAGLSERVPGTTVERQCGSGQQAVSYAAQAVMSGTSDLVLAGGVQSMSSVPIGFANTAARELGFPDPFTGSTGWAERYGDQKVSQFIGAEMMADKWGLTRAEMEDFAVESHVRALAAQSQGRFDREILPLNGISADEGPREPNRAKIESLAPLSEGGRLTAATSSQISDAAAVLLLASEDAVRRYGLKPRARIHSISARGDDPIMMLSAPIEATRHALGRAGMSLEEIDLLEINEAFASVVLAWQRELDVDLDKVNVNGGGISLGHPIGATGARIMTTLLHELERTGGRYGLQTMCEGGGQANVTIIERLDENFRL; from the coding sequence ATGGCTGAAGCATTCATTATTGACGCAGTGCGCACCCCTGTTGGCCGGCGCAACGGAGGGCTGAGCAAAATCCATCCCGCTGACATGGCCGCCCATGTGATTGCCGAGACCGTCCGGCGCACCGGGATTGATTCCGCGGAGTTTGACGAGGTAATCCTGGGGGCCATTGACCAGGTGGGACCGCAGGCCATGGATATTGCCCGGACCGCCTGGCTTGCCGCCGGGCTGTCCGAACGTGTCCCGGGAACCACTGTGGAACGCCAATGCGGTTCAGGGCAGCAGGCTGTGTCCTATGCGGCCCAGGCGGTGATGAGCGGAACCAGCGACCTGGTCCTGGCCGGAGGTGTTCAGAGCATGTCCTCCGTTCCCATCGGCTTCGCGAATACGGCCGCGCGCGAACTGGGCTTTCCCGATCCCTTCACCGGGTCCACCGGGTGGGCCGAGCGGTACGGAGATCAAAAGGTCTCCCAGTTCATCGGCGCCGAGATGATGGCGGACAAGTGGGGCCTCACCCGCGCCGAAATGGAGGACTTCGCCGTCGAATCCCACGTTCGGGCGCTCGCCGCCCAGTCCCAGGGCCGGTTTGACCGTGAGATCCTGCCACTGAATGGAATCAGCGCTGACGAAGGGCCGCGGGAACCGAACCGCGCCAAGATCGAGTCCCTGGCGCCGCTGTCCGAGGGCGGCCGCCTCACGGCCGCCACGTCGTCGCAGATTTCCGACGCCGCCGCTGTGCTGCTGCTGGCCTCGGAGGACGCGGTGCGCCGCTATGGGCTCAAGCCCCGCGCCCGCATCCATTCCATTTCGGCCCGCGGCGACGATCCGATCATGATGCTCAGTGCCCCCATCGAAGCGACCCGGCATGCCCTGGGCCGCGCCGGCATGAGCCTGGAGGAGATCGACCTGCTGGAAATCAACGAGGCTTTTGCCTCGGTGGTGCTGGCCTGGCAGCGGGAACTCGATGTGGACCTGGACAAGGTGAATGTCAACGGCGGCGGCATCTCCCTGGGACACCCGATCGGTGCCACCGGCGCGCGGATCATGACCACCCTGCTGCACGAACTGGAACGCACGGGCGGCCGCTACGGACTGCAGACCATGTGCGAAGGCGGCGGGCAGGCCAACGTCACCATCATCGAACGGCTGGACGAGAACTTCCGGCTGTAG
- a CDS encoding DUF2809 domain-containing protein, which produces MPSLHRAPSPPRPSPRRVAVRRVSLAAAVAATVAAGLWARTGLAGTAGDAAGGVLYAVLIYLVLAFAAPRARCTTVAVAAVVLCAGIELFQLTPWPAQWGEQWPPLRLVFGTTFNPWDLPAYGAGAAAACLVDALVKNLLQKRRATAGSSRPAVR; this is translated from the coding sequence ATGCCCTCCCTTCACCGAGCACCTTCCCCGCCCCGACCGTCTCCGCGCCGGGTGGCCGTGCGGCGGGTTTCCTTGGCTGCCGCAGTAGCCGCAACGGTTGCCGCCGGGCTGTGGGCGCGCACGGGACTGGCCGGTACAGCCGGCGACGCCGCGGGGGGAGTCCTATATGCCGTGCTGATTTACCTGGTGCTGGCCTTCGCGGCACCCCGGGCACGCTGCACCACGGTGGCCGTTGCCGCCGTCGTGCTCTGTGCGGGTATTGAACTGTTCCAGCTCACCCCCTGGCCGGCGCAGTGGGGCGAGCAGTGGCCGCCGCTGCGGCTGGTGTTTGGCACCACGTTTAATCCCTGGGACCTGCCGGCCTATGGTGCCGGCGCTGCCGCGGCCTGCCTTGTTGACGCACTGGTGAAAAACCTCCTGCAGAAACGCCGCGCTACAGCCGGAAGTTCTCGTCCAGCCGTTCGATGA
- a CDS encoding V-type ATP synthase subunit D, with protein MSGFRSSGSRADKADVERRLATATRGAELLDRKQRILRLAIDGLQEEADAARLAWQEQARRAAVWLQRAAGLDGDDRIMEAAPDGTARVTVRWGGAMGISYPQGAECLLPESSPTGGSSALAFAAAAHREALQSAVAAASAERALLLVSSELLATRTRQRAVENRWIPLLQDQLAEIARRIAEQELEESLRLRWSAGLV; from the coding sequence ATGAGCGGTTTCCGCAGCAGCGGCAGCAGGGCCGACAAGGCCGACGTCGAGCGCCGCCTGGCCACAGCCACCCGCGGAGCCGAGCTGCTGGACCGCAAGCAGCGCATCCTGCGGCTCGCCATCGACGGACTCCAGGAAGAGGCGGATGCCGCCCGCCTGGCCTGGCAGGAGCAGGCTCGCCGGGCTGCGGTGTGGTTGCAGCGCGCCGCCGGTTTGGACGGTGATGACCGGATCATGGAGGCAGCGCCGGACGGGACCGCCAGGGTGACGGTCCGGTGGGGCGGGGCCATGGGCATCTCCTATCCGCAGGGTGCCGAGTGCCTGCTGCCCGAATCGTCGCCGACGGGCGGGAGTTCGGCCCTGGCTTTTGCCGCCGCAGCGCATCGGGAAGCCCTGCAGTCCGCGGTGGCGGCGGCGAGCGCCGAAAGGGCACTGCTCCTGGTCTCCAGCGAGCTGCTTGCCACCCGGACCCGCCAGCGTGCCGTGGAGAACCGCTGGATTCCCCTGCTTCAGGATCAGCTGGCCGAGATAGCCCGGCGGATCGCCGAGCAGGAGCTGGAAGAGAGCCTGCGGCTGCGCTGGTCTGCCGGGCTGGTCTGA
- a CDS encoding V-type ATP synthase subunit B has translation MAAHDGTANPVPAKGPDPAGAGPGSPLADPLSVPRVGHSDVRELRGPLLVLGDAAGVGWDEFATVAVSGQPERHGLVLEVDGDETTLQVLEGTEGMSLGGIEVRFSGRPLAVPAGPGWLGRVCNGRGEPLDGGPPVTGGTPTPVGGWPLNPVYREPPQDPVLTGISAIDALTTLVRGQKLPIFSVPGLPHLTLATQIAAQATTSSGRAFRVVFAAMGMTHADIAFIRDRLEERSAAGELVLLLNAADDPVIERILTPRIALTVAESLAYDHGSDVLVVMSDMTSYAEAVREVSAARREIPARRGYPGYLYSDLATLYERCGRVQGREGSVTIVPVLTMPAGDITHPVPDLTGYITEGQVVLDPDVDARGIYPPVDELSSLSRLMRSGAGKGRTREDHLDVAAQILSAMARARSAAELAELVGTAALSETDNAYIEFRNVVEHDLLNQGRDELRTFDETMERAWQALSLLPRRELNMLSAEFLDKYLPVPEGGARS, from the coding sequence ATGGCGGCACATGACGGCACAGCGAACCCGGTGCCTGCTAAGGGTCCCGACCCTGCCGGCGCCGGCCCGGGGTCGCCCCTGGCTGACCCTCTGTCTGTCCCCCGCGTCGGGCACAGCGACGTGCGGGAGCTGCGCGGGCCGCTGCTGGTGCTGGGTGACGCCGCCGGGGTGGGCTGGGACGAGTTCGCCACCGTGGCGGTCTCGGGGCAGCCCGAGCGGCACGGCCTGGTGCTGGAAGTGGACGGGGATGAAACCACCCTGCAGGTGCTCGAGGGCACCGAGGGCATGTCACTGGGCGGCATTGAGGTCCGTTTCTCCGGCCGTCCGCTGGCGGTGCCTGCGGGTCCCGGCTGGCTGGGGCGGGTGTGCAACGGGCGCGGTGAACCGCTCGACGGCGGCCCCCCGGTGACGGGAGGAACGCCGACGCCGGTGGGCGGCTGGCCGCTGAACCCCGTGTACCGCGAGCCTCCCCAGGATCCGGTGCTCACGGGCATCTCTGCCATCGACGCCCTCACCACGCTGGTGCGCGGGCAGAAGCTGCCGATCTTCTCGGTTCCCGGCCTGCCGCACCTCACCCTGGCTACGCAGATTGCCGCGCAGGCCACCACCTCCTCCGGCCGGGCGTTCCGTGTGGTGTTTGCTGCCATGGGCATGACGCACGCGGACATCGCCTTCATCCGGGACCGGTTGGAGGAACGCTCCGCCGCCGGTGAACTGGTGCTGCTGCTGAACGCGGCCGATGATCCGGTGATCGAACGCATCCTGACTCCGCGCATTGCCCTGACCGTGGCCGAATCCCTCGCCTACGACCACGGTTCGGACGTGCTGGTGGTCATGTCGGACATGACCAGCTACGCCGAAGCGGTCCGCGAAGTTTCCGCTGCCCGGCGGGAGATTCCTGCCCGCCGGGGCTATCCCGGCTACTTGTACAGCGATCTGGCGACCCTCTATGAGCGCTGCGGCCGGGTTCAGGGCAGGGAGGGTTCGGTGACCATTGTGCCGGTGCTGACGATGCCGGCCGGAGACATCACCCATCCCGTTCCCGACCTCACCGGATACATCACCGAAGGTCAGGTGGTCCTGGATCCGGACGTCGATGCACGGGGCATCTACCCCCCGGTGGATGAACTCTCATCGCTGTCCCGCCTGATGCGCAGCGGCGCCGGGAAGGGCCGTACCCGGGAGGATCACCTCGACGTCGCCGCCCAGATCCTCTCTGCGATGGCCCGCGCCCGGTCGGCCGCGGAGCTGGCCGAGCTGGTGGGCACAGCGGCTCTCAGCGAGACCGACAATGCCTACATTGAGTTCCGCAACGTGGTGGAGCATGACCTGCTCAACCAGGGCAGGGACGAGCTGCGGACGTTCGATGAAACCATGGAGCGCGCCTGGCAGGCTTTGTCGCTGCTGCCGCGGCGGGAACTGAACATGCTGTCCGCCGAGTTCCTGGACAAGTATCTGCCGGTCCCCGAAGGCGGTGCCCGGTCGTGA
- a CDS encoding V-type ATP synthase subunit A: protein MGRRVSTAGSSSGLETGTITRVSGPLVEITGLQGLSMLEIVAIGPERISAQVVAINGENATLQAYEYTGGLKSGDRAERSGHQLSGLLGPGLLGTVFDGLLRPLSSAPLWLTQDRQASAEDPAVLETEWEFTASVAVGDTVQPGQIIGTVPGVGTVEFRVMVPPAVAGVVQWLADGPVHPLDPVARVDGVDVPLAQQWPVHTARPFGERLTEALPLHTGQRVLDLLFPLPRGSAAAVPGGFGTGKTLTLQQIAKWSDADVIVYVGCGERGNEMADVLDGLSDLDDPRTGGKLIDRTVIIANTSNMPMMAREASIASGVTVAEFFRDMGYDAVVIADSTSRWAEALREFANRNGDLPAEEGYPASLASELSAFYERAARVRTLGGATASVTVIGAVSPPGGDMSEPVTTDTQRFVRSLWVLDRDLAYSRHYPAVSWRGSFSRDAEALARWHTANGDPLWAQRRASATLLLSEADRLTALAEIIGTASLPGHEQMVLLGGRLVRDGVLLQNALSPNDGYSSAEKGSALLQIVLDVVDACQALVARGVPAADVERVDFTPVLRLRETTGPTDADGVWAQGREFLRQLEQLGGAGQDRAKVGTESSGGTDGGT from the coding sequence ATGGGACGCAGAGTGAGCACCGCCGGCAGCAGTTCCGGCCTCGAGACAGGTACCATCACCCGGGTCAGCGGCCCGCTGGTGGAGATCACCGGGCTGCAGGGGTTGTCCATGCTGGAAATTGTGGCCATCGGTCCGGAGCGGATTTCCGCCCAGGTAGTGGCGATCAACGGTGAGAATGCCACGCTTCAGGCGTATGAATACACCGGCGGCCTGAAGTCCGGCGACCGGGCCGAACGGTCCGGCCACCAGCTTTCCGGACTGCTGGGGCCGGGACTGCTGGGAACGGTGTTTGACGGGCTGCTGCGCCCGCTCTCCTCCGCTCCCCTGTGGCTGACCCAGGACCGGCAGGCCTCCGCTGAAGATCCGGCAGTACTGGAAACCGAATGGGAGTTCACCGCCTCGGTGGCTGTCGGCGATACCGTGCAGCCGGGGCAGATCATCGGCACCGTCCCCGGGGTGGGGACGGTGGAGTTCCGCGTCATGGTGCCTCCCGCCGTCGCCGGCGTTGTCCAGTGGCTCGCTGACGGCCCCGTTCATCCCCTGGATCCGGTGGCACGCGTGGACGGCGTCGATGTTCCTCTCGCCCAGCAGTGGCCGGTGCACACCGCCCGGCCCTTCGGCGAGCGCCTGACCGAGGCGTTGCCCCTGCACACGGGACAGCGGGTCCTCGATCTGCTCTTCCCTCTCCCCCGCGGCTCGGCAGCCGCCGTCCCCGGCGGCTTCGGCACGGGCAAGACCCTCACCCTGCAACAGATCGCCAAGTGGTCCGACGCCGACGTCATTGTCTATGTGGGCTGCGGCGAGCGCGGCAATGAAATGGCCGATGTGCTGGACGGGCTCTCCGATCTGGACGATCCCCGGACCGGAGGCAAACTCATCGACCGGACCGTGATCATAGCCAACACCTCCAACATGCCCATGATGGCCCGTGAGGCTTCCATTGCCAGCGGGGTCACCGTGGCCGAATTCTTCCGCGACATGGGGTACGACGCCGTCGTCATTGCCGACTCCACCTCCCGGTGGGCCGAAGCCCTGCGCGAGTTCGCCAACCGCAACGGCGACCTCCCCGCTGAGGAAGGGTATCCCGCCTCACTGGCGAGCGAACTGTCCGCCTTCTACGAGCGGGCGGCCCGGGTGCGCACGCTGGGCGGTGCGACGGCGTCGGTCACCGTCATCGGCGCTGTCTCCCCTCCCGGCGGAGACATGAGCGAACCGGTGACCACCGACACCCAGCGCTTCGTGCGTTCGCTGTGGGTGCTGGACCGCGACCTTGCCTACTCCCGGCACTATCCGGCTGTCAGCTGGCGGGGTTCCTTCTCCCGTGATGCGGAGGCTTTGGCCCGCTGGCACACAGCCAACGGAGATCCGCTGTGGGCCCAGCGCCGGGCTTCGGCCACTCTGCTGCTCTCCGAGGCGGACCGGCTCACTGCGCTGGCCGAGATCATCGGCACCGCTTCGCTTCCGGGGCATGAACAGATGGTGCTGCTGGGCGGGCGGCTGGTGCGCGACGGCGTGCTGCTGCAGAACGCGCTCAGCCCCAATGACGGCTACTCCTCGGCAGAGAAGGGTTCGGCCCTGCTGCAGATTGTGCTGGACGTGGTGGATGCGTGCCAGGCACTGGTGGCGCGCGGGGTTCCGGCTGCCGACGTCGAACGCGTGGACTTCACGCCCGTACTGCGGCTGCGCGAGACAACCGGACCCACCGATGCCGACGGCGTTTGGGCGCAGGGGCGCGAGTTTCTGCGCCAGCTGGAGCAACTCGGCGGAGCCGGACAGGACCGCGCAAAAGTCGGCACGGAATCTTCAGGAGGCACCGATGGCGGCACATGA
- a CDS encoding ATP synthase subunit C: MSPWFAGLPLVLILVVLLAVGAVALMRRNRRTGIKALLGLNALLMAGALALFAAALNAAPATAGVGDGGSASTAVAMATEGSDSSGAALIGAAIAVAGSSIGAAIAVAYTGSAALAAMSERPEIFGRAMVVVGLAEGIAIYGLIISIILIGQA; encoded by the coding sequence ATGAGCCCCTGGTTTGCCGGCCTTCCGCTGGTCCTTATCCTCGTAGTCCTGCTCGCCGTCGGAGCAGTAGCGCTGATGCGCCGCAACAGACGCACCGGCATCAAGGCGCTTCTGGGCCTCAACGCCCTGCTGATGGCCGGGGCGCTGGCCCTCTTCGCCGCGGCGCTGAACGCCGCACCGGCCACTGCCGGAGTGGGCGACGGCGGCTCCGCGTCCACCGCCGTCGCCATGGCCACTGAGGGAAGCGACAGCAGCGGTGCCGCTTTGATCGGCGCCGCCATCGCCGTCGCCGGCTCGTCCATTGGTGCAGCCATCGCGGTGGCGTACACCGGATCGGCGGCACTGGCGGCCATGAGTGAACGGCCTGAAATCTTCGGCCGGGCGATGGTGGTGGTGGGGCTGGCGGAAGGCATCGCCATTTACGGCCTGATCATCTCGATCATCCTGATCGGGCAGGCATGA
- a CDS encoding V-type ATPase 116kDa subunit family protein, whose translation MPWRETLSPVRMERVALVAPLEARLEMLTEVARSEAVELDLPYEPGTGPEEYNRAAEAAVVHGPVAALVGWSPSRALPDLQSALEPHGASAVVIRRPQGAQPPTLLTGDEPRRRQVPALSRLLVDTYTTVPYADLDPARIAGVAYVVMFGMMFGDAGQGALLVIAGLMIRFLKVPWLERFRRTWLFITGAGLAAVFFGFLYGEFFGPTGVIPVLWLDPLDEPIPLLVAAVVLGAVLLAGSYALGTINRVREGGWGYALYARSGLAGALLFAAVGLVAWGLLASSPLILVIAGVAALLALILMFIGLFTESGGGATGGLQASVELVDSVVQLGSNLVSFARLAAFGLTHAALMMVVWQATSALWAPDWRAVLAILVFIIGNALTFALEGLVAGIQALRLEYYELFSRVFQEEGRRFRPWNPETNDPSVTAEVSAPVERHHP comes from the coding sequence ATGCCGTGGCGTGAAACCCTGAGTCCGGTGCGGATGGAGCGGGTGGCACTCGTTGCCCCGCTGGAGGCCCGGCTTGAAATGCTGACTGAGGTGGCCCGCAGCGAAGCGGTCGAACTTGACCTGCCGTATGAACCCGGGACGGGACCGGAAGAGTACAACCGGGCAGCGGAAGCCGCCGTCGTCCACGGTCCCGTGGCAGCCCTGGTGGGTTGGTCGCCGTCCCGGGCACTCCCGGACCTTCAGTCGGCACTGGAACCGCACGGAGCTTCCGCCGTCGTCATTAGGAGGCCGCAGGGAGCGCAGCCGCCCACGCTGCTGACCGGCGACGAACCGCGCCGCCGCCAGGTGCCGGCCCTGTCCCGCCTGCTCGTGGACACCTACACCACGGTTCCGTACGCGGACCTGGACCCGGCCCGGATTGCCGGCGTGGCGTACGTGGTCATGTTCGGCATGATGTTCGGGGACGCCGGGCAGGGCGCCCTGCTGGTCATCGCCGGGCTGATGATCCGGTTCCTGAAGGTTCCCTGGCTGGAACGGTTCCGGCGGACCTGGCTCTTCATCACCGGTGCAGGACTGGCTGCCGTGTTCTTCGGTTTCCTCTACGGCGAGTTTTTCGGGCCCACAGGGGTGATTCCGGTGCTGTGGCTGGACCCGCTGGACGAACCCATTCCGCTCCTGGTTGCCGCTGTGGTGCTGGGGGCGGTCCTGCTGGCCGGGTCCTATGCCCTGGGCACCATCAACAGGGTCCGTGAGGGCGGCTGGGGTTACGCCCTGTACGCACGGTCCGGACTGGCGGGAGCCCTGCTGTTTGCCGCCGTCGGACTGGTGGCCTGGGGCCTGCTCGCGTCCAGCCCCCTCATTCTCGTGATCGCCGGGGTGGCTGCCCTGCTTGCCCTCATTCTCATGTTCATTGGCCTGTTTACCGAGTCCGGCGGCGGAGCGACGGGCGGACTGCAGGCCAGCGTCGAGCTGGTGGACAGCGTGGTCCAGCTGGGCTCCAACCTGGTGTCCTTCGCCCGGCTGGCGGCCTTCGGCCTCACCCATGCCGCCCTCATGATGGTGGTGTGGCAGGCCACCTCCGCTTTGTGGGCTCCGGACTGGCGGGCCGTCTTGGCCATCCTGGTTTTTATTATCGGCAACGCCCTCACCTTCGCCCTCGAAGGCCTGGTAGCCGGCATCCAGGCCCTCAGGCTGGAGTATTACGAACTGTTCTCCCGCGTCTTCCAGGAGGAGGGACGGCGGTTCCGGCCCTGGAATCCCGAAACCAACGACCCTTCCGTCACCGCTGAAGTTTCAGCACCAGTTGAAAGGCACCACCCATGA
- a CDS encoding flavin reductase family protein gives MEHGVFPGELVPSPDVPDEAIDSYRLLSADIASGVAVVSTRLRGRDYAATVSGFLSVSYDPPTLLVSLYADSRIAEAVVDSGTWALSLLSASQRGTANWLASPGSPLEGLLSQVDYGRGPVTGAAVIEGCIAWFEVRTTQVTTAATHQLVVGEVVAMGRRASADDEADPLVHFASAYGRLA, from the coding sequence GTGGAGCACGGCGTTTTCCCGGGAGAGCTGGTTCCTTCCCCGGATGTTCCCGATGAGGCGATCGACAGCTACCGGCTGCTGAGTGCCGATATTGCGTCCGGCGTGGCTGTTGTATCCACCCGGCTGCGGGGCCGGGACTACGCGGCAACGGTGAGCGGATTCCTATCGGTTTCCTACGACCCGCCCACGCTGCTGGTGAGCCTGTATGCCGACTCGCGGATTGCCGAGGCCGTGGTTGACAGCGGCACCTGGGCGCTGAGCCTGCTCTCCGCCAGCCAGCGCGGCACGGCCAACTGGCTGGCCAGTCCGGGATCCCCGCTGGAAGGGCTGCTCAGCCAGGTGGACTACGGCCGCGGGCCGGTCACCGGAGCCGCCGTCATCGAGGGGTGCATCGCCTGGTTCGAGGTCCGCACCACGCAGGTCACGACGGCGGCCACCCACCAACTGGTGGTGGGTGAAGTGGTGGCGATGGGCCGCCGCGCCTCGGCCGATGACGAGGCAGATCCGCTGGTGCACTTCGCCTCCGCCTACGGCCGGCTTGCCTGA
- the msrB gene encoding peptide-methionine (R)-S-oxide reductase MsrB, whose translation MNEETTGTVPVQKTDDQWREELTPEEYQVLRKAGTERPYTGEYWDTKTAGVYQCRACGSELFTSSEKFDSHCGWPSFFAPLSEGKVRYLHDRSMGMDRIEVRCANCDSHMGHLFEGEGFDTPTDQRFCINSVSVKLVPSDSASGDDAK comes from the coding sequence ATGAATGAAGAGACCACCGGAACCGTGCCCGTACAAAAGACCGATGATCAGTGGCGTGAGGAACTGACACCCGAGGAGTACCAGGTCCTCCGGAAGGCCGGAACCGAGCGCCCGTACACCGGGGAGTACTGGGATACCAAGACTGCCGGTGTTTACCAGTGCCGCGCGTGCGGAAGCGAACTGTTTACCTCTAGCGAGAAGTTCGACTCGCACTGCGGCTGGCCGTCCTTCTTTGCCCCGCTCTCCGAAGGCAAGGTCCGCTATCTCCATGACCGCAGCATGGGAATGGACCGCATCGAGGTTCGTTGCGCCAACTGTGACTCTCACATGGGCCACCTGTTCGAGGGCGAAGGCTTTGATACGCCCACCGACCAGCGCTTTTGCATCAACTCTGTTTCCGTGAAGCTGGTTCCGTCGGATTCCGCCTCCGGAGACGACGCCAAGTAG